Proteins from a genomic interval of Chanodichthys erythropterus isolate Z2021 chromosome 8, ASM2448905v1, whole genome shotgun sequence:
- the LOC137024829 gene encoding gastrula zinc finger protein XlCGF57.1-like isoform X1 translates to MAFIKEFEDIKMTFIKEEREDLKIEETLKVKQEDTEEQTDLMKLKKESEVLNEMEEIDQYKNHHDFITEEETFICSQIEKTSSQKSAQKTGSRSYFTCQQCGKCFSHKVSLNRHMRVHTGEKPYTCQQSETSFDQHEKLKVHMKIHTEKRRTCQQCGKTFAQRVSLNRHMRVHTGERPYTCQQCGKSFTQIGNLRVHLKVHTGEKPYSCQQCGKSFNRKGNLNDHLRIHSEESLFSCQECGISFTQKESFNRHIRIHTREKPYTCKQCGKSFDQHENFKIHMRIHTKKKPYTCTQCGKSFTQKGHLKYHMRIHTGEQPYTCPQCGKGFNQKRHFVDHIRVHTGEKPFTCQQCGKSFNRKGILNRHMRVHTREKPFTCGHCGKSFGYKMTLKYHMSIHV, encoded by the coding sequence ACCTGATGAAGCTGAAAAAGGAGAGTGAAGTACTGAATGAAATGGAAGAGATTGATCAATATAAGAATCATCATGATTTCATAACCGAGGAAGAAACTTTTATTTGCTCCCAGATTGAAAAAACTTCATCACAAAAAAGTGCTCAAAAGACAGGAAGTAGAAGttatttcacctgccaacagtgtggaaaatgTTTCTCTCATAAAGTAAGCCTTAACAgacacatgagagttcacactggagagaagccttacacctgccaacagagTGAAACGAGTTTCGATCAGCATGAAAAGCTTAAAGTCCATATGAAAATTCACACAGAGAAGCGTCgtacctgccaacagtgtggaaaaaccTTTGCTCAAAGAGTAAGCCTTAACAgacacatgagagttcacactggagagaggccttacacctgccaacagtgtggaaagagtttcactcaaATTGGAAACCTTAGAGTCCATCTTaaagttcacactggagagaaaccttacagctgccaacagtgtggaaaaagtttcaaccGAAAAGGAAACCTTAATGACCATCTGAGAATTCACTCTGAAGAAAGCCTTTTCAGCTGCCAAGAATGTGGAATAAGTTTCACTCAAAAAGAAAGCTTTAACAGACACATTAGAATCCACACtagagagaagccttacacctgcaaacagtgtggaaagagttttgatCAACATGAAAACTTTAaaatccacatgagaattcacactaaAAAGAAACCATACACATgtactcagtgtggaaagagtttcactcaaAAAGGACACTTAAAataccacatgagaattcacactggagagcaACCCTACACATgtcctcagtgtggaaagggtTTCAATCAAAAACGACACTTTGTGGACCACAtaagagttcacactggagagaagcctttcacctgccaacagtgtggaaaaagtttcaaccGAAAAGGAATCCTTAACAgacacatgagagttcacactagAGAGAAGCCATTTACTTGTGGTCACTGTGGGAAAAGTTTTGGGTATAAAATGACCCTTAAGTACCACATGAGTATTCACGTATGA
- the LOC137024829 gene encoding gastrula zinc finger protein XlCGF57.1-like isoform X2, protein MLNVLPPTVDGLSFDLMKLKKESEVLNEMEEIDQYKNHHDFITEEETFICSQIEKTSSQKSAQKTGSRSYFTCQQCGKCFSHKVSLNRHMRVHTGEKPYTCQQSETSFDQHEKLKVHMKIHTEKRRTCQQCGKTFAQRVSLNRHMRVHTGERPYTCQQCGKSFTQIGNLRVHLKVHTGEKPYSCQQCGKSFNRKGNLNDHLRIHSEESLFSCQECGISFTQKESFNRHIRIHTREKPYTCKQCGKSFDQHENFKIHMRIHTKKKPYTCTQCGKSFTQKGHLKYHMRIHTGEQPYTCPQCGKGFNQKRHFVDHIRVHTGEKPFTCQQCGKSFNRKGILNRHMRVHTREKPFTCGHCGKSFGYKMTLKYHMSIHV, encoded by the coding sequence ACCTGATGAAGCTGAAAAAGGAGAGTGAAGTACTGAATGAAATGGAAGAGATTGATCAATATAAGAATCATCATGATTTCATAACCGAGGAAGAAACTTTTATTTGCTCCCAGATTGAAAAAACTTCATCACAAAAAAGTGCTCAAAAGACAGGAAGTAGAAGttatttcacctgccaacagtgtggaaaatgTTTCTCTCATAAAGTAAGCCTTAACAgacacatgagagttcacactggagagaagccttacacctgccaacagagTGAAACGAGTTTCGATCAGCATGAAAAGCTTAAAGTCCATATGAAAATTCACACAGAGAAGCGTCgtacctgccaacagtgtggaaaaaccTTTGCTCAAAGAGTAAGCCTTAACAgacacatgagagttcacactggagagaggccttacacctgccaacagtgtggaaagagtttcactcaaATTGGAAACCTTAGAGTCCATCTTaaagttcacactggagagaaaccttacagctgccaacagtgtggaaaaagtttcaaccGAAAAGGAAACCTTAATGACCATCTGAGAATTCACTCTGAAGAAAGCCTTTTCAGCTGCCAAGAATGTGGAATAAGTTTCACTCAAAAAGAAAGCTTTAACAGACACATTAGAATCCACACtagagagaagccttacacctgcaaacagtgtggaaagagttttgatCAACATGAAAACTTTAaaatccacatgagaattcacactaaAAAGAAACCATACACATgtactcagtgtggaaagagtttcactcaaAAAGGACACTTAAAataccacatgagaattcacactggagagcaACCCTACACATgtcctcagtgtggaaagggtTTCAATCAAAAACGACACTTTGTGGACCACAtaagagttcacactggagagaagcctttcacctgccaacagtgtggaaaaagtttcaaccGAAAAGGAATCCTTAACAgacacatgagagttcacactagAGAGAAGCCATTTACTTGTGGTCACTGTGGGAAAAGTTTTGGGTATAAAATGACCCTTAAGTACCACATGAGTATTCACGTATGA
- the LOC137024829 gene encoding gastrula zinc finger protein XlCGF57.1-like isoform X3, producing MKLKKESEVLNEMEEIDQYKNHHDFITEEETFICSQIEKTSSQKSAQKTGSRSYFTCQQCGKCFSHKVSLNRHMRVHTGEKPYTCQQSETSFDQHEKLKVHMKIHTEKRRTCQQCGKTFAQRVSLNRHMRVHTGERPYTCQQCGKSFTQIGNLRVHLKVHTGEKPYSCQQCGKSFNRKGNLNDHLRIHSEESLFSCQECGISFTQKESFNRHIRIHTREKPYTCKQCGKSFDQHENFKIHMRIHTKKKPYTCTQCGKSFTQKGHLKYHMRIHTGEQPYTCPQCGKGFNQKRHFVDHIRVHTGEKPFTCQQCGKSFNRKGILNRHMRVHTREKPFTCGHCGKSFGYKMTLKYHMSIHV from the coding sequence ATGAAGCTGAAAAAGGAGAGTGAAGTACTGAATGAAATGGAAGAGATTGATCAATATAAGAATCATCATGATTTCATAACCGAGGAAGAAACTTTTATTTGCTCCCAGATTGAAAAAACTTCATCACAAAAAAGTGCTCAAAAGACAGGAAGTAGAAGttatttcacctgccaacagtgtggaaaatgTTTCTCTCATAAAGTAAGCCTTAACAgacacatgagagttcacactggagagaagccttacacctgccaacagagTGAAACGAGTTTCGATCAGCATGAAAAGCTTAAAGTCCATATGAAAATTCACACAGAGAAGCGTCgtacctgccaacagtgtggaaaaaccTTTGCTCAAAGAGTAAGCCTTAACAgacacatgagagttcacactggagagaggccttacacctgccaacagtgtggaaagagtttcactcaaATTGGAAACCTTAGAGTCCATCTTaaagttcacactggagagaaaccttacagctgccaacagtgtggaaaaagtttcaaccGAAAAGGAAACCTTAATGACCATCTGAGAATTCACTCTGAAGAAAGCCTTTTCAGCTGCCAAGAATGTGGAATAAGTTTCACTCAAAAAGAAAGCTTTAACAGACACATTAGAATCCACACtagagagaagccttacacctgcaaacagtgtggaaagagttttgatCAACATGAAAACTTTAaaatccacatgagaattcacactaaAAAGAAACCATACACATgtactcagtgtggaaagagtttcactcaaAAAGGACACTTAAAataccacatgagaattcacactggagagcaACCCTACACATgtcctcagtgtggaaagggtTTCAATCAAAAACGACACTTTGTGGACCACAtaagagttcacactggagagaagcctttcacctgccaacagtgtggaaaaagtttcaaccGAAAAGGAATCCTTAACAgacacatgagagttcacactagAGAGAAGCCATTTACTTGTGGTCACTGTGGGAAAAGTTTTGGGTATAAAATGACCCTTAAGTACCACATGAGTATTCACGTATGA
- the LOC137024036 gene encoding transcription factor Adf-1-like, giving the protein MAIWNEASEDELINMIQERPGLYDITEKCYVNRVLKAELWREIENKLVISEKELKKRWDSLRTQYMRYKKQGPSGSSGAQKTGRQQWILNRLQFLEPHTKRKESTSNLMIMEPAADSDSCSPSDGTNSDTWTGTHEDPSFSDADLRSSTPLAESTICGTESTAMRKDHLQSSNIKPKPPGKRRKMQDESSSEESTNLMRTIGKTLEKLASQENTNDAISAYCKNLEHRMRNLPPHLLPHFQHEVDNCIFKYSVGHNHALDASSNQYTHL; this is encoded by the exons ATGGCTATCTGGAACGAGGCAAGTGAAGACGAATTGATCAACATGATCCAGGAAAGGCCGGGTTTGTATGACATTACGGAAAAATGTTATGTCAACCGTGTGCTGAAAGCTGAACTGTGGCGTGAGATCGAAAATAAACTCGTCATATCAG AAAAAGAGCTCAAGAAGCGGTGGGATTCATTGCGAACCCAATACATGCGTTATAAGAAACAAGGACCCTCAGGAAGTTCTGGAGCTCAGAAGactggcaggcagcaatggatcCTGAACCGCCTGCAGTTTCTAGAGCCTCACACAAAAAGGAAGGAGAGCACTTCAAATCTAATGATcatg GAACCTGCGGCTGATAGTGATTCCTGTTCACCCTCAGATGGTACCAACAGTGACACCTGGACTGGCACCCATGAAGACCCCAGCTTCAGTGATGCTGACCTACGGTCAAGTACACCCTTGGCTGAATCCACCATCTGTGGAACTGAGTCCACAGCCATGAGAAAGGACCATTTGCAAAGCTCCAACATAAAACCAAAGCCTCCAGGGAAGCGCAGGAAGATGCAAGACGAATCCTCCAGCGAGGAATCCACAAACTTGATGCGCACCATCGGCAAAACTCTGGAAAAGTTGGCATCACAGGAAAACACCAATGATGCCATCTCagcttactgcaaaaatcttgaaCACAGAATGCGGAATTTGCCACCACATCTACTGCCACATTTCCAGCATGAGGTTGAtaattgcattttcaaatattcagtGGGCCACAACCATGCACTGGATGCATCTTCCAATCAGTATAcacacttgtaa